The Hordeum vulgare subsp. vulgare chromosome 4H, MorexV3_pseudomolecules_assembly, whole genome shotgun sequence genomic interval tatgattaattgaactaattgtcatgaacatagtctaatggtctttgcgaattacgatgtagcttgcgctatagctctactgttttatatgttcctagagaaaatttagttgaaagttgatagtaacaaactttgcagactgagtctgtaaaaccgaggattgtcctcgttgctgcacagaaggcttatgtccttaatgcaccactcggtgtgttgcacctcgagcgtcgtctgtggatgctgtgaacatccgacatacacgtttctgatgactacacgatagttcagtacaaaaatacttaatggcttagaagcaaggcgccgaaaacgttgtaaaacgtcacggaacataagtgatgttctaaagagatgaaattatgatttcatgtttgtgcccttgttaaggggtacgagacctccgacaagattctttgtccacaaagcacaggagaaaaggctcaatcgttgagcatgtgctcagattgtctgagtacgacaatcgcttgaatcaagtgggagttaatcttccagatgagatagtgatagttctccaaggtcactgccaccaagctgtgagagcttcgtgatgaactataacatatcaaggatacatacaatgatccttgagcgattcgcgatgtttgacactgcgaaagtagaaatcaagaaggagcatcaatagttgatggtttgtaaaaccactaagtttcaagaaaggcaagggctagaagggatacttcgtgaaacggcaaaacagttgctgcactaatgaagagacccaagattaaacccaaacccgagactaagtgcttctgtaatgaggggaacaatcactgaggcggagcaactcaagatacttggtagataagaaggctggaaaaagtcgaaagaagtgtatttgatatacatgatgttgatgtgtactttactagtactcctagtagcacgagggtattggataccggttcggttgctaagtgattagtgacgcgaaatgaaagctacggcagaaacggagactagctaaaggcgaggtgacgatacgtgttggaagtgtttccaagattgatatgatcaaacgtcacacgctccctctaccatcgggattggtgttaaacctaaataattgttatttggtgcttgcgttaagcatgaacatgattggatcgtgtttattgcaatacgattattcatttaaagagaataatggttactctattttcttgaataatcaccttcaatggtttattgaatctcgatcgtagtgttacacatgttcatgatattggtgccaaaagatacgagttgatgatgatagtaccacttacttgtggcactaccgcttgagtcatgttagtataaattgcatgaagaggctccatgctgatggatctttgtactcacctgatttcgaatcactagtgacatgcgaatcataccacatgagcaaggccttgttttcattgagatgaaataagatagtaacttgttggaagtgatacattttgatgtatgcagtccaatgggtgctgaggcacgcagtggatatcattatgttcttacttcactcacgatttgagtagatacaagagtatttacttaatgaatcacaagtctaaaatgttgaaaagttcaattccgtttcagagtgaagttcgtcgtaacaagaggataaactgtctacgatatgatcatggaaatgaatatctgagttacgagttttggtacacagttgagacaatgtggaaattgtttcgcagttcatgccacctggaacatcatagtgtgatgatgtgtctgaacgtcatagccacgcactacttggtatggtgcatactatgatgtctcttatcgaattaccactatcgtttatgggttatgcattagagacaaccgcactcactttaaatagggcaccgcgtatttccgttgagatgacacagtatagactgaggtttagagaaatctaaactgtcgtttcttgaaagtttggggtttcgacacttatgtgaaaaagtttcagtctgataagctcgaacccaaagcggataaatgcatcttcataggatatccaaaacagttgggtacatctcctatctcagatccgaaagcaaagtgtttgtttctagaaacggatcctttctcgaggaaaggtttctctcgaaagaattgagtgggagggtagtagaacttgatgaggttattgaaccatcacttcaaccagtgtgtagcagggcgcaggaagttgttcatgtggcgcctacaccaattgaagtggaagatgatgatgatgatcattgagcttcgaatcaagttactacaaacctcgtaggtcgacaaggtcgcgtactgctgcagagtagtacggtaaccctgtcttggaggtcatgttgttgagcaacagtgaacctacgagttatggagaaagcgatggtgggcccagattccgacaaatggctggaagccatgaaatccgagagaggatccatgtgtgaaaacaaagtgtagactttggtagaactacttgatggtcataggactattgagtaaaaatggatctttaaaagaagacaggcgatgatggtgataagtcactattaagaaaagctcgacttgtcgcaaagatgtttttgataagatcaaatagttgactatgatgagactttctcactcgtagcgatgctaaaagtctgttagaattatgttagttgttgatgcattatttatgaaatattgcacgtaggatgtcaaaacattgttttctcgacggtttccttgagcaaacattgtatgtgatacaaccagaaggttttgtcgatcctaaagatactagcaagtatgcaagctccagtgatccttcaatggactggtgcaagcatctcggagttggaatatacactttgatgatatgatcaaagattttgggtttgtacaaggtttatgagaaacttgtatttccaaagaagtgagtgggagcactatagaatttctgataggtatatgtggttgacatattgtggatcagaagtaatgtagaatttctgtaaagcatacaaggttgtttgaaagatgttttcaaaggagtacctggattacgctacttgaacgttgagcatcaaagatctatggagatagatcgaaagcgcttaatagaagtttcaacaagatgcatgccttgacaagtttttgaaagagttcaaaatagaccagcaaagaaggagttcttggttgcgttgtgaggtgtgaatttgagtaagactcaaaacccgaccacggcagaataaagagaatagacgaaggttgtcttctatgccttagccgtagaatctaaagtatgccatgctgtgtaccgcacctgaagtgtgccttgactcaaagtatgttgagaggtacagagagtgatccatgattgaatcactagcagcggtcgaaatttatccttagtaactaatggactaaggaatttttctcgattatggaggtggttaaagagtttgtcgtaaagggttacgtcaatgcaagctttgacactaatccggataactatgagtagtgaaacggattcgtatagtagagcagatatttggagcatttcctaatagcacgtagtagcagcatctataagatgacataaagatttgtaaagaacgcacgaatctgaaagtttcagaaccgttgactaaaacctctctcacgagcaagacgtgatcagaccccataactatatgggtgttggattcgttggaatcacatggtgatgtgaactagattattgactctagtgcaagtgggagactgttggaaatatgccctagaggcaataataaattagttattattatatttcttagttcatgataattgtttattatccatgctataattgtattgattggaaacacaatacttgtgtggatacatagacaaaacactgtctctagtaagcctctagttgactagctcgttgatcaaagatggtcaaggtttcctggccataggcaaatgttgtcacttgataacgggatcacatcattaggagaatcatgtgatggactagacccaaactaatagacgtagcatgttgatcgtgtcattttgttgctactgttttctgcgtgtcaagtatttgttcctatgaccatgagatcatataactcacggacaccggaggaatgctttgtgtgtatcaaacgtcgcaacgtaactgggtgactataaagatgctccacaggtatctccgaaggtgttcgttgagttagtatagatcaagactgggatttgtcactctgtgtgacggagaggtatctcggggcccactcggtaatacaacatcacacacaagccttgcaagcaatgtaacttaatgtaagttgcgggatcttgtattacggaatgagtaaagagacttgccggtaaacgagattgaaataggtatgcggatactaacgatcgaatctcgggcaagtaacataccgaaggacaaagggaatgacatacgggattatatgaatccttggcaccgaggttcaaacgataagatcttcgtagaatatgtaggatccaatatgggcatccaggtcccgctattggatattgaccgaggagtctctcgggtcatgtctacatagttctcgaacccgcagggtgtgcacacttaaggttggacgttgttttatgcgtatttgagttatatggttggttaccgaatgttgttcggagtcccggatgagatcacggacgtcacgagggtttccggaatggtccggaaacgaagattgatatataggatgacctcatttggttaccggaaggttttcgtgcattaccggaaaagtttcgggctcatcggtagtgtaccgggagtgccgggaggggtgccggggaccatcgggaggggtgtcacgtcccaaggggtctcatgggctatgggaagagataaaccagcccctagtgggctggaataagttcccactaaggcccataaggtttgagaaggaaaaaacacaaggtggaaagagtttccaagtgggaaggtggaatcctactccaagtaggattggagtaggactcctccacctccaatttcggccaaacctttaggttttgaggctgcctcctcccctccctcccacctatatatacggaggttttagggctgatttgagacgacttttccacggcagcccgaccacatacctccacggtttttcctctagatcgcgtttctgcggagctcgggcggagccctgctgagacaaggtcatcaccaacctccggagcgccgtcacgctgccagagaactcttctacctctccgtctctcttgctggatcaagaaggccgagatcatcgtcgagctgtacgtgtgctgaacgcggaggtgccgtccgttcggtactagatcgtgggactgatcgcgggattgttcgcggggcggatcgagggacgtgaggacgttccactacatcaaccacgttcactaacgcttctgctgtacgatctacaagggtacgtagatcactcatcccctctcgtagatgggcatcaccatgataggtcttcgtgcgcgtaggaaaatttttgtttcccatgcgacgttccccaacaagggttTATCAATTCCTCCACTTTAGATAACATTAACAGCCCCTTTGGCGTAATCACTTTTCGTGCCGCACTAGTTGGTATCCAGGGGTCGTGCCAAATATCAATATGAGAACCGGATCCCATGCTCCATATGCACCCTCTATTAGAAGTCTGAATACCCGCCACTATGCTCTGCCATGTAAAGAAGGACCCCTTTTTGGGCCAGCTTTCAACAAATTTCCATCTGGATAATACTTTTCTCTGAGAACTTGCGCACACAAAGAGTCTGGGTTTTGGAAAAGACGCCAACACTATTTTGCTAACGTAGCAAGATTAAAACTGTGAAGGTCTCTAAATCCAAATCCCCCTTTCTTCTTCGGTATAAACAACTTCCACCATGCAAACCAATGCATTTTCTTATGGTCATCACTCTCTCCCCACCAAAATCCAGAAATTTCATCTATGGTTGCCTTGCAAATTCCTTTTGGCAGCTTAAACATAGACATGGCATACGAAGGAATAGCTTGAGCAACTAATTTTACCAAGATTTCTTTATCTTGCATTGACAGGGTTTTTTCCTTCCATCCCTTCAATCTCTGGCAAGTCTGTCTATGAGATGTTGGAAACAATCTAATCTATCCACTCCAACCATGGTTGGTAGACCCAGATAAGTATCCGAGAGGGCTTCTGTATCAATAGTTAAAATTCTGCAACAATCCTCTCTTGACTAGATACTTGTGTTAGGGCTAAAAAAATATTATATTTTGCATTACATGCAATCTGACCAGAACTCACGCAACAAGTGTCCAACACCCTTCTCAGCGTGTTTACGTTGTGCTCATCTGCTTTCATCAAGATCAAGGAATCATCTGCGAAAAGGAGGTGCGAGATAGATGGTGCATTCCAGCAAAAGTGGACTCCCTCGAGGCCCCCAACTTCCTCCACATGTGCTAGTAGGCTTGATAAACCTTTCGAACAGAGCAAAAATAAATAGGGGTATTTCATTTGTATTTGCACGTATGCCAAGTGTGTaaacttttgaggttggtcatagTGGTAGTAACTTAGCTACATACATCCCAAGACTAATGTGTTTATGTGGCCAGTAGTTAAGGAGAGGGATGTATGTTACCATACCATAACGCAACCCAATGCAAAAAATAAGTTTATAACTTTTTTTTATAAAGAGTATATATTAATATCACGGAGATACCAATTACACCCATCCTATGCAACAAAGCAATGTCCTGATGGCATGACGGATGCACACAACCgaaagaaatgaagaagaagctaaAAAGAAAACTCCCGCTATAAAGTTTCAGTACTtgcaagagcaacaacacaaccaccaccaagacAACACTTGACGTTCAAGTACTCCAAAACGACGCCTCCAAGAAGGAAACAATGCAATAGCACAGTCGTCGTCCGGTCGTAAATCTTGGGTTTTCACCCTGGGGATAATCCCCGCTCTTAAAACAATGTCTTCAATAAGGCCATTGCGAGGCACAACCAATTAAGGTCAAACCTTGGATTTTCATCCTGAAAGATAGGACCTTGAACTTCACGTGTGATGTCGCCCTACTTACATACCACTGCTACGAATCCTGAAActccaatcaaattcctcaacgacGTAGGCTACAATCAGCATTACTAGTCcttcaatcttggctttcatGACATTCTCCGCCTTTCATTTTACCATAAAGTAAAATATTTCCTGATGGAAACAGATAGCAAAGCTTCGCGCCACTCCCTACTTAACGGAGAACCAATGGGCACGACTGAATTACACCCGATCCAGCAATCTTCAAGCATAACACGCCCATGGAAGCTTGTCAACAGAGCCTTCCGGAACCCACCACTCCGGCCAGATCAGAAAGTCTTGGCGCAAAAGGAATCCTAGAACCGTCGCCGTCGCCTTCAGCCATCATCGCATGCCCGTCCCTCTCGGCCCATCCACGCTTCCCTGCAACGCGCGACAGATGCCAAGTTTACAACTTAATATATACAATCATCTATGTTACTATTTTTATTATATTTTATAATGTAAACATAGTAACATAGGCTAATGTCATATACATGACTTCTCCTTGAATTTTTGTGTATTCATGGAAAACTGTGAAACCTTAAATTTTACATAGTATAGAATACAAACAAAATTACAGTACACATATATACAATACAACAACCAGATTAGGCACGAACAAGAATACTTACATACATGGAAACATGAAAAGGGTTGTACAGTCAACACACAGGCTGCAACATCCTAATCAAATTAATAATATATATACTAAACATTGGACGGGATTACATCAGAGAGAATAAACGTTGTATGTAGTCTTAAAAAGACAAGCATATGAATGTCCTTCACAAACGTGTTGCTAGACAATCACATTTCATCTAAATAACATCTTTTTCAGGTAGCATCACACACAAAACAGACATTGGAAGTCCCCCGCCATTTCAGATGCGAGTAATTGAGCCCACAACTAAAACGCCCTGGATCTTCTCAAGCAACCGCAACATTTTCAGTCAGCATATTTGACATCTGAAAGGTACACCCGGGCCTGTATGACGCTAGTCCCAATCATGAAACCAGGCATCACCATTAAACCTACTTTAGGCCTCTCGGCACTTTCGTCCAAGACTATGTTCTTGATAACACTTTCCATGTGAATCTCCGAGAAATCGCTTCCCTTTTTCACTTGGAAGACCTTGACCTTTTGATCGAAAGAGTACGCCAGCCTGTGCAATAACCATATGGACTTCGCCAACTTGAGGAACGCCTGATAGAACGCTGTTCTTGGATGGCCACCGCTCATGACGTAGTTCCTCTGATCCATGTTACCGAAGAATGAGCCTTccatttttggatgcacaagtaacaGGTATTTGCTTCTGCAGAACTTCCCGAAAACAGAATCTGGGTTTTGGCTCAATACATCAAGAGGATCCATGGCTCGTACTGCAAGGAATTGGTGGAAGAAAGACTCATTGGAAACACTGGCAGCAGCAGCCTTGATGGAAAAGCTCTCTTCATGAAAACCACTGAACATTCTTTGGCAAATATAGGACTCAAATGCATACTTCTTATGAGCTCTCCTTGTATAAACCACGTCAGGTTCAATTGCGTTAGCAGCAGCATCAAGATCCCACCCAGCAGCTTTCATCATGTTGATCAACGGCTTTGAGAAATCATGTATTGATTCGTATGCATTATCAGTAGCAGATGTAAATAAACTTGGTGTCAGCTCAATAGAGAAGTAGTTCTCTTCTTCATCAGATTCCTCAGATTCTTTGTTAAGTAAGCCCCTTTGTTTCAATTTTTTCTCCAGCTTTGATTTCCGATGTTTCGCCTCATCGATTTGCTGCTGTAGAAGGGTAATCTCAGTATCTCTATTCTGGATCTGTGACTGGAACTTCTTCACCATGACCTCATATGTCTTTAGCAAGTTCTGCTGTTCCTGTATTTCAGAAAGCAAGCGTGAATCTTGAGG includes:
- the LOC123448166 gene encoding protein GRAVITROPIC IN THE LIGHT 1-like, which gives rise to MIRPGSKESQNYDNNSQKVYPQPVDENMNQNMDTMDSMIGRIFNNISSLKAAYIQLQEAHTPYDPDKIQTADKLVIDELTRLSELKHTYREKNPKPVAASPQDSRLLSEIQEQQNLLKTYEVMVKKFQSQIQNRDTEITLLQQQIDEAKHRKSKLEKKLKQRGLLNKESEESDEEENYFSIELTPSLFTSATDNAYESIHDFSKPLINMMKAAGWDLDAAANAIEPDVVYTRRAHKKYAFESYICQRMFSGFHEESFSIKAAAASVSNESFFHQFLAVRAMDPLDVLSQNPDSVFGKFCRSKYLLLVHPKMEGSFFGNMDQRNYVMSGGHPRTAFYQAFLKLAKSIWLLHRLAYSFDQKVKVFQVKKGSDFSEIHMESVIKNIVLDESAERPKVGLMVMPGFMIGTSVIQARVYLSDVKYAD